From the Elusimicrobiales bacterium genome, the window TTACAAACTGGCCCAGGCTCATCTCCACCGACAGCACGGCTTTGACTTTGCCGTTTGAGGCCAGCCCGCGCAACTGTTTGTACGGGAAAGGCCACAGCGTCAGCGGCCTGAACAGGCCGACTTTGAGCCCTTTCTCCCGCGCCATTCTCAGCGCGGCCAGGCAGGAGCGCGCCGCCGTGCCGTAGGCCGCCAGCAGTATTTCGGCGTCGTCGGCCATCACGGTTTCATAAAGCGTTTCCCTGTCCTCTATTTCGCGGTAGCGTTTGGCGCGGGCGAAGTTGAGGACTTCCAGCTCCCCCTCGCGCAAATCGTAGGAGCTTACCATGCGCCGGGGGCGGCCTTCGTTGACGCCTATGGCCCAGTCCGGCATTTTGCGTTTGGAAACGTCTACGGGCGGGGTTTCAAACTCAAGCGGCTCCATCATCTGGCCCAGAATGCCGTCGGCCAGAATCATGGCGGGGACGCGGTATTTCTCGGCCAGTTCGTAGCATTTGGCGGGGAAATTGCCCATTTCCTTAACCGAGTTGGGGGCCAGCACGATTACGCGGTAATCGCCGTGCCCGCCGCCGCGCGTTGACTGGAAATAATCGCCCTGCGAGCCGGCGATATTGCCCAGCCCGGGGCCGCCTCTGGTGATATTGGCGAAAAATATCGGCAAATCCGCGCCGGCGCAGTAGGAGATTCCCTCCTGCTTGAGGCTGATGCCGGGGCTGGAGGAGGAGGTCATCGTCCTCACCCCGGTCGCCGCCGCGCCGTAGAGCATGTTGATTGCCGAGGTTTCGGACTCGGCCTGCACGAAAGCGCCGCCCGCCTCCGGCAGCCGCCAGGACATGTATTCGGGAACTTCGTTCTGCGGCGTTATCGGGTAGCCGGCAAAGAAGCGGCAGCCGGCGCGCACCGCGCCCTCGGCCAGCGCCTCGTTGCCTTTCATAAGAATTTTATCGCCCATAGATTCTCCTATTTATATACCGTTATGGCGGCATCAGGGCAGATTACGGCGCACATTCCGCAGGCGACGCAACAGTCCTTTTTGTCCATCTTCGCCGGATAATAACCGGTGGCGCTGAAAGTGTCCGACATCGCGATGCACTTTTTCGGGCAGACGCTGACGCATAAGGCGCAGCCCTTGCAGCGCGCTTCCGCTACTACGATTTCTGGCATTGACGCCTCCTGATGCAAAGTTTGGATATACTTTAATTCTTGACGCCGCGGTTGTCAATGATTCCCGCGCCGCCTGCTGCGGGGAGTTTTTTCCACAGATGGCTCACAGATGACCACGGGTTTCCCGGACTTTCCCTTTGTGAGAAGTTGTCCGTGCCGGTTGCCTGTTTTGCGGATATCGCTGTCCTGGCGGCTATGGGCAGGGTGGACGCGACCGCGCTCATTTCGCGGCCCCGCAGGAATTTTGTATTGTGGACCATGCGCGGCGTTCCGCGCGGGAGATTCGCATGAAAAAAATCGTTTCTGCCGACGAGGCCGTAAGCGGAATCCGCGACGGCGCCAGCATAATGCTGGGCGGCTTCATGTGCTGCGGCCAGCCCTTCGGGCTGGTGGACGCGATTTTAAGAAAGGGCGTCAAAAACCTGACGCTTATAGTAAACGACACCGGCTCGCCGGGGCTGGGGGTGGCCAAACTGGTGGAGCAGCGGCGGGTGGCGCATGTAATCACATCCCATATCGGCCTTAATCCCGAGGCCGGCAAACAAATGAACGCCGGAACCATGAAGGTGGAACTGGTCCCCCAGGGCACCCTGGCCGAACGCATACGCTCCGCCGGGGCCGGGCTTGGCGCCGTTGTCACCCCGACGGGACTTGGCACCGAGGTGGAAAAGGGGAAGCAGAAAATCCTCATAGACGGGCGCGAATATCTGGTGGAACTGCCGCTGCGCGCGGAATTCGCCTTTGTAACCGCCGACATAGCCGACAAATACGGCAACGGCTTTGTCGCCAAGTCGCGCAAGAATTTCAATATAGTGATGGCGATGGCCGCGCAGGAAACCATTCTTGAGGCGGACAAGCTGGTTGAAACCGGCGAGCTGGACCCCGACAGGATAAATCTGCCGGGCGTATTTGTGCATACCATAGTGGAGGCCGGAAAATGACACCGCCCCTCGCTGACCCCAAAGCCGCAAGACGCCAAAGAGTGGCACAACGTATCGCCCGCGAACTGCCGGAGAACGGGCTGGCCAACCTCGGCATAGGTCTGCCCACCCTGGTGGCCGACTACCTGCCCAGCGGCAAAAACATACTGCTGCATTCCGAAAACGGGTTCACCGGCCTGGGCGGCGCGGCGCAGCCGGGCGCGGAGGACTGCGGCATAGTCAACGCCGGCGGCAGGCCCGTTACCATAATGCCCGGCGGCTGTTTTTTCGACTCGGCCATGTCTTTTGCCATCATCCGGGGCGGGCATCTGGATGTTACCGTGCTGGGCGCCCTTGAGGTTGACGAAGAGGGCAACATCGCCAACTACGCCATACCGGGCAAATTCGTCCCCGGCATGGGCGGCGCGATGGACCTGGTGGTGGGCGCCAAAAAAGTCATCATAGCAATGGAGCATACCAGCAAAAACGGCGAGCCTAAAATACTCAAGCGCTGCACCCTGCCGCTTACCGCCCGGCGCGAGGCGGATTTGATTGTAACCGAGCTTGCCGTAATCCGCGTAACCCCCTCCGGCCTGGCGCTGGAGGAAGTGGCCGAGGATTCGTCGGTGGAGGAGGTCATACAGGCCACCGGCGCGCGGCTTGCCATCCCCTCCAATGTCGGGAGATTCTAAATGGAAAAGATGATAATCACCTGCGCCATAACCGGCGCGGAAACCACAAGGGCGCATAACCCGAACCTGCCCGTTACCCCAGCCGAAATCGCCGACGCCGCCGCCGAGGCGCGCAAGGCCGGCGCGGCGGTGCTGCATCTGCATGTGCGGGACGCCAAAGGCAACCCCACACAGGACCCGGCGGTGTTCAAGGAAACTATTTCGCTGATACGGAAAAAGACCGACATTGTCATTGAGGTTACCACCGGCGGCGCGGTGGGCATGACGCCGCAGGAGCGGCTTGCCCCCGTAACGCTGGAGCCGGACATGGCCTCGCTGGACTGCGGCACCGTCAATTTCGGCGACGAATACATCATCAACACCCTGCCGGTAATGCGCGAATTCGCGGCGGCTTTCGCAAAACACAAAGTTCAGCCGACGCTGGAATGCTTTGACCTGTCGCATGTTTACGCCTCGCATGTCCTTATAAAGGAAGGGTTGATAAAGCCGCCTTTCCATTATGGGCTGGTGATGAATGTCCCCGGCGGCGTGAAATACGAGACGGATGTGCTGGAGCTGTTTGTCCGCAAGCTGCCGCAGGGCGCCTTCTGGACGGCGATGGGCATTGGCCGGGCCTCGCTGCCGGCGGTGCACGGCGCGCTGGCCATGGGCGGCTTTATCCGCGTGGGATTTGAGGATAACGTGTATTTCTCAAAGGGCGTGCTGGCAAAAAGCAATGCCCAGCTGGTGGAGCGCGCAGCCGCCATCAGCCGGCTGGCGGGCCTGCCCCCGGCGGAACCGGGCGACGTCCGCAAACTTTTCAATCTCAGGGAGGAATAAAATATGGCCGTAACTGTCGAAACCGGAATAAAAATTCTCAAAGGCGGCAACCCCTTCGGGACGCACCGCGTGGTGGAGCCGCAGGGCGCGCTCCCCCAGCCCGCGCTTAAAGTCAACAACGACATGAGCGTGATGTGGGACAACGAAATAATGGTGGACGTGGATATTCTCAACGTGGATTCGGCCAGCTTCACCCAGATAGAGGAAGCCTGCGGCGGCGACGAAGAGAAAATAAAAAAGATGATTCTCGGCATCGTGGGCGAGCGCGGCAAGCAGCAGAACCCGGTAACCGGCTCCGGCGGGATGTTTATAGGCCGGGTGCACAAGGTCGGCCCCGCGCTGGAGGGGAAAATCCCGCTCAAGGCGGGCGACAAGATAGCCAGCCTCGTCTCGCTCTCGCTTACGCCGCTTAAGATAGAGGAGATAACGAAGGTCAACAAGGAAACCGACCAGGTTTATGTCAAAGCGCGCGCGATATTGTTTGCCAGCGCGATATACGCCAAACTGCCGGAAGACCTGCCGCAGGCGCTTGCGCTTGCCGTGCTGGACGTTGCCGGCGCGCCCGCCCAGACCGCCAAGCTGGTGCGACCCGGCGACACCGTGGTCATAATCGGCGCGGCGGGCAAATCCGGCGTGATGTGCTCCTACGAGGCCAAAAAACGCGCCGGCTGCACGGGCAAAATAATCGGCATCACCAGTTCCGACAGCGGGCTTAAAAAAATGAAGGAATACGGCTTCTGCGACGTAAACCTCAAGCTCAGCGCTACCGACGCTCTTGCCTGTTACGACGCCATAATGAAGGAAACCGGTGGCAAACTGGCCGACCTCATCATCAACTGCGTAAACGTGCCCAACACCGAGATGAGCTCCATAATGATGTGCCGCGACGGCGGGACGGTTTATTTCTTCACCATGGCGACCTCGTTTACCAAGGCCGCGCTGGGCGCGGAGGGCATAGGCAAAGACGTCAATATGATTATCGGCAACGGCTATACCAAAGACCATGCCGAAATCACGCTGAACCTGCTGCGCGAATCCCCCAAAATCCGCAAAATCTATGAGGAGACTTATGCTTAGCGCGCATGCGGCGCGGCCCGGCGCGGATTACCGCCGGATTCCGCTGTTCAAAAACATAAGCGGGGCGGACTGGAACGACTGGCGCTGGCAGCTTGCCAACAATATCCGCGACGTAGACACTCTGGCGCAGGTTATCCGGCTGGATGATAAAGAGCGCGCCGAGCTGCGCGGCTGCCTCAAAAAATTCCGCATGGCGATAACGCCGTACTACGCCTCGCTGATGGACCCGCGCGACAAAAACTGCCCCGTCCGCAAACAGGCGGTCCCGTCGGTATCCGAGCTTAGGGACGACGAGTGCGACCTGGACGACCCGCTTCACGAGGACGTGGATTCGCCCGTGCCGGGGCTTACTCATCGCTACCCGGACCGGGTGCTGCTGCTGGTGACCAATGTCTGCTCCATGAACTGCCGCCACTGCACGCGGCGGCGGCTGGTGGGGTTTGAAGACAGCCCGCTTTCGCCCGCCAGCCTTAACAAAGCGATAGCGTACATCAAGAAAACGCCCTCGGTGCGCGACGTGCTCATCTCCGGCGGCGATCCGCTTACCCTGCCGGACGGCGTGCTGGAAGACGTCATCTCCCGCATACGCGCCATTGCGCATGTGGAGATTATAAGGATAGGCACCCGCGTTCCCGTGGTGATGCCCATGCGCGTTACCCCCGCGCTGGCGGCGATGCTGAAAAAGTACCATCCGCTGTATATCAACACGCATTTCAATCATCCCAAAGAGATGACGGCGGAGGCGCTGTCCGCCTGCGCCACATTGGCGGACGCGGGCATACAGCTTGGCAACCAGAGCGTGCTGCTGCGCGGCGTCAACGACTGCGCGGCCACAATGAAAAAGCTGGTCCACCAGCTGCTTATGGCGCGCGTGAAGCCGTATTACATATACCAGTGCGACCTGTCGCGCGGGATTTCGCATTTCCGCACCACGGTGGCCAAGGGCATTGAAATAATAGAGAACCTGCGCGGTCACACCACCGGCATGGCCGTGCCGACCTATGTGGTGGACGCGCCCGGCGGCGGCGGCAAAATCCCGGTGATGCCGCAGTACCTGATGGCCATCTCCGACGACAAGGCCGTGCTGCGCAATTACGAGGGCGTCATCACCGCCTACAGCCAGCCGCGGAACGCGGCCTCCGGCGGTTGCGGCTGCCGGTATTGCAAAGAGGAGAAATACGTCTCCCGCGAGGGTATAGCCGGCCTGCTCAACGGCTGCCGCATGACGCTGGAGCCAAAAGACATCAACCGCCGCAAGCGGCACGGCTGAAAATTCCTCAATCCGGCTGCGGTTTTAACCTGAATGTTTCAGTTGGTTGCGAGGACCGAGGCGAAAAAGCGCGAAATAATGCCGAACAAAATTATCCGCGCGCGCCTCACTGCGCGAAAGGATAATTTTGTGAAGGCAGTATGAAGCGATTTTTCGCCGAATCCCGCAATCCAACTGAAACATTCAGGTTAAGCGCAAAAGCCTCCGCCGCGCGTCGGGGGCTTTTGCTATACTGTGGAAAACGTATTTTTCAAGGAGAGATTATGCGAAAGTTGTTGTGCGCCGTCATTGCCGCGGCTTTTGTTTGTGCCCCGGCCTGCGCCAAGTCCGCCAAGGGCTCGTTTGAGGGAGGCGTCTATTTCCCGTCGCTGTCCGCGCCGGTGTTCGGCGACTGGGCTGCGCTGTCCTCTCCGTCGCTGGGTATGACGGTTTTCGGGGATTACCATGTGGCGGAGGCAGTAACGGTTGGCGCCGAAACGGGTTTTGACTTCGGCTATCCCATAGCGTTTCTCGACGGCGAGCATACCACCATGTTCCATTTCACGCCGCAGGTCAAATATTTCGGCAGGACCGTGCTTTTCAACAGGCCGGGCCGCTATTACGGCGTTTTCGGGATGGGGCTTTACCGCGCCTCCGTGCTTGACGACAGCAGCGCGGATTTCGGCATCAACCTGGGCGCCGGCGCGGACGCGGAGATAGGAAAGGATATGCGCGCGGGCGTGGAACTGCGCTGGCGGCATGTGTTTGCCGACGTTTCGGCAAACGACCTGGATATAATGCCCAAGATAAGCCTGGCTTTCTGACGAGGAGGTTCCGGCAGCCATTATGATTCGCAAACTCGCCATTGTCTGCGCCGGCGCCGCGCTGTGCGGCTGCTCGCCCAAATCCGGCGGCGGCCCCGGCGCGCCGCTGGCCCGCGTGGGCAAAACCGGCATCACCTTCGAGGAATTGCAGCGCAAATCCGCCGACGTTCCGGCTGAATACCGCTCCTTTGTGGATTCTCCCGCCGGGCGCAGGCAGTTTTTGCAGATACTCATACGGGAAAAACTTATAGTCGCCGCCGCCTCCGACAGCGACGTCGCCGGAAGCGACGCCTACCGCGGCGAGGCCGCCCGCATGAAAGAGGATATGGAGGCCCGCCTGCGCGAATCCCGCGAGTATCTGCTGACCAAAATGTGGCTGGACGCGCTGGAGCGGAAGGGAGTCCTGGCCGTTTCGGAATCCGAGATAGAGCAGCATTACCGCCAGTACCCGGAGGAGATTTCGGCAAGCCATATACTGCTTTCCGACCCGGGCGAGGCGGCCAGGCTGCTCAAATCTCTGCGGGCGGGAGCGTCTTTTTCCGCCGCGGCAAAGGAGCGTTCGCTGGACGCGGAAACCGCCCCGCAGGGCGGCAAAATCCGCCCGTTCATCGCCGGCGAATTCCTGCCGGAGCTGGAAAGCGCCGCCGCCGGCATGAAAACCGGCGAAACGCAGGGCGTCTTCAAAAGCCCGCTGGGCTGGCATATTTTAAGGAAAAATTCGCAGACCCGGCTGGCCTATGCCGCCGCGCATGACCGCATAGCCATGCTGCTCCGCAAAAAGAAGCTGGACTCGTATCTGGCTTCGCTTCAGTCCAAATACCCGGTAGAGGTGCTTAATGAAAGCTACAAATAAACTGCTGCTTGCCGCGCTGGCCGCCCCGCTGTTTTGCGGCGCCGCCGCGTGCAAGGTGATGGAAGACAGTATAGCCACCGTCAACGGAGAGCCGATTCTGCGCTCCGAGTATTCGCGCAATCTCGCCGCGATGGCGGAACAGTACCGCGCCGTAATGCCCAAATTTTTTGAGCAGAAGGACGCGGACAAAAAACTCACCCGCATCGTGCTGGACAAGATGATAGACAACCTGCTTATAGAGCAGGAGGCCGAAAAAAACAAGGTCCGCGTCCACGCCCGCGAGCTGGACGAGCGGATGGAAAAGCTCAAAAAGCAGTTCTCGGTGGATGAGACCGGCAAGCCGCTTTCCCCCTCAGACGCGGAGGCCAATTTCCGCAGGGAGCTTAAAAAGGAAGGCATAGACGAGGAGCAGTTCCGCCAGCGGCTTTCGCGCCAGATGGCGGCGGAAAAATATGTCAGCCAGAGTCTCCAGCCGAAAATCAAACAGCCCTCCGACGAGGAGGTCAGGAAATTTTTCGAGCAGCTTCAGTTCGTGGTGAAGGGCGACACGTCGCCGCTTGCCGCCATGAGCCCGGAGGACGCGCAGGAGACCGCCGGCCTGGCCCAGAATCTCAAAGACATGGGGGCCGAGCGCGCCAGCGTCCAGCATATATTCTTCAAAGCCCCGGAAAACGCCCCGCTTGCCGACAAAAGCAAGGCGCTGGAGCAGGCCAAGGCCGTCAAAAAAGAACTGGACGCCGGCGCCGACTTCGGCGACACGGCCCGCAAAAACTCCCAGGACGCCGAAAGCGCGGCGCGCGGCGGCGACATCGGCCCCGTCATAAAAGGGATGGGCCTCCCGGCGGAATTCGAGCGGCAAGCCTTCGCGGCGCAGGTGGGCGCGGTCAGCGAGCCGTTTGAAACGCCTCTCGGCTGGCATATAATCCGGGTCATGTCCCATACCGCCTCGCAGCCGGTTAAATTTGAGGATGTCAAAGACAGGCTCTCCGGCTATCTGATGAACCGCCAGTTCCGCGGCGAGGTTACAAAGCTGGTAAAGGAGCTGCGCGTGAAGTCCTCCATTGCGGAGCAGGAGGACAAATCGGGAAGCTGATTGCAATCACCGCCGGCGACCCGGCGGGCATAGGGCCGGAAATCTGCGTCCGCGCGCTGAAAGACAGGCGGGTGCGCGCGGCGGGGGATTTTGTGCTGGCCGGCGACAGGCGCGCGCTTGAGCGCGCCGGCTGGACCGAAAAGCTGGCCCCTGTAATTGATACCGGCGGCGGCCCGCCGCCGGCATACGGCAAACCGTGCGCGGCGGGCGGAACGTCTTCATTCAAGGCGGTGCGGCTGGCGGCGCGGCTGGCGCTAAGCGGCAGGGCACGGGCGATAGTAACCGCTCCGGTATGCAAACAATCGTGGTCGCTGGCGAAAACCGGATACAAGGACCACACCTCTTTTTTCCGGGAGATATGCCCGGACGCGCTGATGCTGTTTACCGCCGGCAATATCCGCTGCGCGCTGGTCAGCGAGCATTGCGCGGTGGCCGCGCTGCCGGGAGAGATAACGCGGGCGAAAATACTATCCCGCGCGAAAAAATTTTGCGCCGCGCTGAAATATCTGGGCATAAAAAAACCGCGCGTCGCGCTGTGCGCGCTTAACCCCCATGCCGGCGACGGCGGCGTGCTGGGGACGGAGGAAAAAACCGTCATCTCGCCGGCGGCGGCGGCGCTGCGCCGCGCCGGAATTGACATCTCCGGCCCGCTGCCTTCGGACGCGGCCTGGGCGCGGCATATAGACGGCGAATTTGACGGTATTCTGTGCATGTACCACGACCAGGCGCTTGTTCCGCTCAAGCTGGCGGCAAAATGCCCGCCCGTGCACCGGACTTTCGGGCTGCCGTTTGCCCGCACCTCTCCGGCGCACGGCGCGGCCTTTGACATAGCGGGCAAAAACCGGGCGGCCCCGTCCGGCATGATAGAAGCTATACTTGCGGCTGCGGAGGCTTGAAAAATGGCTGTAACCGAAAACGACGCGAAACACATCGCAAAGCTGGCAAGGCTGGAGCTGACGGAGCAGGAAATAAAACTCTACGGCGGGCAACTGGACGCCATTTTGCAGTACGCCGGGCAATTGGACGAGCCTGACACCGCCCCCGTCCCGCCGACGGCGCACGCTTTGGGCATTGAAAACGTCATGCGCGAGGACCTGCCGCGCCAAAGCCCCGCGCGCGGGGCGATACTGGCCAATTTCCCGCACCGTGAGTTTGACCTGCTTAAAGTCAGGAAGGTGATAGAATGAATTCCGCTTTTGAAACCGCCGGGCTGGTGAAAGCCGGCAAAACTTCGGCTGCGGAAACGGTCCGCGCCGCGCTGGACGCAATCGCAAAACTTGACGGCAAACCCTCCCCCGGTTCCCGGCTGCCCGGCGGGATAGGCGCTTTTCTTGAAGTCTTTGAGGAGAATGCCCTTGCCCGCGCGCGGGAGATAGACAAAAAACGCGCCTCCGGCGCGCCGCTTGGCCGGCTGGCGGGCGTTCCCGTCGCGCTCAAGGACAATATTTTATACGCGGGGCAGGAATGCTCCTGCGGGTCGCGCATTCTGGCGGGCCACAAGGCGGTTTATAACGCCACCGTGGTGGAAAAACTGCTGGCCCAGGACGCGGTGATTATCGGGCGCACCAATATGGACGAGTTCGCGATGGGCTCCTCCTGCGAAAATTCTTCGCGCCAGCTTACGCGCAACCCCTCCCATCCGGAATTTCCGGCGCGCGGGACCACCGGCGAAAAGTCCGCCTGGCTGCAAAAAAATCTAGAGAAGCTGGACCGCGTTCCCGGCGGCTCAAGCGGCGGTTCCGCCGCGGCGGTGGCGGCGGGGATGGTACCGCTTGCGCTGGGCTCGGAAACGGGCGGCTCGGTGCGCCAGCCGGCCTCGCTTTGCGGCATAACCGGCGTAAAGCCCACATACGGGCGGGTGTCGCGCTACGGGCTGGTGGCGTTCGCCTCCAGCCTGGACCAGATAAGCCCTTTCGCGCGCGACACGCGGGACGCGGCGCTGATTCTTTCCGTCATCGCGGGGCATGCCCCGTCGGATTCCACCAGCGCGCGGGAGGAGGCGCCGGATTATCTCGCCGGGCTGGACGGCGGCGTCAAAGGCATGAAAATCGGCATCGCGCCGGAGTTTTTCGGCGCGGGGCTGGACGGGCAGACCGGCGCGCTGGTCAAGGTCGCGGCGGAAAAGCTCAAAACCGCCGGCGCGGAGCTGGTGGAGATTTCGCTGCCGCACACCAAATACGCGGTGGCGGTTTATTACATACTGGCCTCGTCCGAGGCAAGCTCCAATCTGGCGCGGTTTGACGGGATGCGCTACGGATTGTCGGCGGAGGGCGCCTCGCTGGGCGAGGTATTCTGCAAAACCCGCGGCGAGGGGTTCGGCCCGGAGGTAAAGCGGCGCATAATGCTTGGCACCTACGCGCTTAGCGCGGGTTATTACGACGCCTATTACGGCAAGGCGCAGAAGGTGCGCACCCTCATCGCCCGCGATTATGCCGAGGCTTTCAAAAAAGCCGATTTGATACTCACGCCCACCTCGCCCACCCCCGCCTTCCGCTTCGGCGAAAAGACGGCGGACCCGCTGCAAATGTATCTCTCCGACATATACACCATCCCCTGCAACCTTGCGGGGCTGGGCGGCATGTCGGTGCCTTGCGGCAGGGTGTCCTCGGGCTGGCCGGCGGGCGCGCAGCTGCTGTGCCGCCATTTTGACGAGGCTCGCATGTTCCGCGCCGCAAGGACGCTGGAGGAAAATGCCGGCTGAATTCTCCTGCGGCGGGGTTGCGGTGGACGGCAGGAAGGTTTTGCTGGTCCGCGTGGACAACCTCAAAAACAGGAAAGTGTGGACTTTTCCCAAGGGCCATGTGGAGTGCGGCGAAACGCCCCGCGCCGCCGCGCTGCGCGAGGTGCTGGAGGAAACCGGCTACCGCTGCAAAATACTAAGGCCGCTGCTGCGGGTGCGCTACTGCTTTATGATGAACAGGGTACTCATACGCAAGGCGGTGCAGTGGTATCTGATGTCGGCGGTGTCGCGCGCGGGTAAGCCGGATTTCGCGGAGATTGAGGACGTCATGTGGGTGTCTCCTGAAAAGGCGTCGCTGCTGGTGCATTACCCGAGCGACAAGAAGCTGGTGCAGATGGTTTCCGCCCTGTGCGGCTGGACCATCCGCCAGCCGGAGCAGACAAATTCCTGCGGGTGAAACCATGCCTGAAAAATACGAAATCATAAGCCGGACGGAGCTTTCCCCCTCGGTCAGGCGGCATGTCATTTACGCGCCGCTGGTTGCGGCAAAGGCGAAAGCGGGGCAGTTCATAATACTGCGCGCCGCCGAAAACGGCGAGCGCGTGCCCATCACGCTCTGCGACTGGGACGCGGCGGCGGGGACCGTAACCGTCATCATACAAAGCGCGGGCAAATCCACCACCCTGTGCAACTCGCTGGGAACTGGGGATAAATTTCTCACCGTGGCCGGGCCGCTCGGCATCCCCGCCGAAATAAAAAA encodes:
- a CDS encoding 4-hydroxythreonine-4-phosphate dehydrogenase PdxA, with translation MLAGDRRALERAGWTEKLAPVIDTGGGPPPAYGKPCAAGGTSSFKAVRLAARLALSGRARAIVTAPVCKQSWSLAKTGYKDHTSFFREICPDALMLFTAGNIRCALVSEHCAVAALPGEITRAKILSRAKKFCAALKYLGIKKPRVALCALNPHAGDGGVLGTEEKTVISPAAAALRRAGIDISGPLPSDAAWARHIDGEFDGILCMYHDQALVPLKLAAKCPPVHRTFGLPFARTSPAHGAAFDIAGKNRAAPSGMIEAILAAAEA
- the vorB gene encoding 3-methyl-2-oxobutanoate dehydrogenase subunit VorB, which translates into the protein MGDKILMKGNEALAEGAVRAGCRFFAGYPITPQNEVPEYMSWRLPEAGGAFVQAESETSAINMLYGAAATGVRTMTSSSSPGISLKQEGISYCAGADLPIFFANITRGGPGLGNIAGSQGDYFQSTRGGGHGDYRVIVLAPNSVKEMGNFPAKCYELAEKYRVPAMILADGILGQMMEPLEFETPPVDVSKRKMPDWAIGVNEGRPRRMVSSYDLREGELEVLNFARAKRYREIEDRETLYETVMADDAEILLAAYGTAARSCLAALRMAREKGLKVGLFRPLTLWPFPYKQLRGLASNGKVKAVLSVEMSLGQFVTDVRLAVNGRVPVRLHAKPGGVPTTGEGILTAIESVVNGKNEALYNDGLEF
- a CDS encoding zinc-binding dehydrogenase, with amino-acid sequence MAVTVETGIKILKGGNPFGTHRVVEPQGALPQPALKVNNDMSVMWDNEIMVDVDILNVDSASFTQIEEACGGDEEKIKKMILGIVGERGKQQNPVTGSGGMFIGRVHKVGPALEGKIPLKAGDKIASLVSLSLTPLKIEEITKVNKETDQVYVKARAILFASAIYAKLPEDLPQALALAVLDVAGAPAQTAKLVRPGDTVVIIGAAGKSGVMCSYEAKKRAGCTGKIIGITSSDSGLKKMKEYGFCDVNLKLSATDALACYDAIMKETGGKLADLIINCVNVPNTEMSSIMMCRDGGTVYFFTMATSFTKAALGAEGIGKDVNMIIGNGYTKDHAEITLNLLRESPKIRKIYEETYA
- a CDS encoding outer membrane beta-barrel protein — encoded protein: MRKLLCAVIAAAFVCAPACAKSAKGSFEGGVYFPSLSAPVFGDWAALSSPSLGMTVFGDYHVAEAVTVGAETGFDFGYPIAFLDGEHTTMFHFTPQVKYFGRTVLFNRPGRYYGVFGMGLYRASVLDDSSADFGINLGAGADAEIGKDMRAGVELRWRHVFADVSANDLDIMPKISLAF
- a CDS encoding peptidylprolyl isomerase gives rise to the protein MIRKLAIVCAGAALCGCSPKSGGGPGAPLARVGKTGITFEELQRKSADVPAEYRSFVDSPAGRRQFLQILIREKLIVAAASDSDVAGSDAYRGEAARMKEDMEARLRESREYLLTKMWLDALERKGVLAVSESEIEQHYRQYPEEISASHILLSDPGEAARLLKSLRAGASFSAAAKERSLDAETAPQGGKIRPFIAGEFLPELESAAAGMKTGETQGVFKSPLGWHILRKNSQTRLAYAAAHDRIAMLLRKKKLDSYLASLQSKYPVEVLNESYK
- a CDS encoding 3-keto-5-aminohexanoate cleavage protein, which produces MEKMIITCAITGAETTRAHNPNLPVTPAEIADAAAEARKAGAAVLHLHVRDAKGNPTQDPAVFKETISLIRKKTDIVIEVTTGGAVGMTPQERLAPVTLEPDMASLDCGTVNFGDEYIINTLPVMREFAAAFAKHKVQPTLECFDLSHVYASHVLIKEGLIKPPFHYGLVMNVPGGVKYETDVLELFVRKLPQGAFWTAMGIGRASLPAVHGALAMGGFIRVGFEDNVYFSKGVLAKSNAQLVERAAAISRLAGLPPAEPGDVRKLFNLREE
- a CDS encoding peptidylprolyl isomerase; the protein is MKATNKLLLAALAAPLFCGAAACKVMEDSIATVNGEPILRSEYSRNLAAMAEQYRAVMPKFFEQKDADKKLTRIVLDKMIDNLLIEQEAEKNKVRVHARELDERMEKLKKQFSVDETGKPLSPSDAEANFRRELKKEGIDEEQFRQRLSRQMAAEKYVSQSLQPKIKQPSDEEVRKFFEQLQFVVKGDTSPLAAMSPEDAQETAGLAQNLKDMGAERASVQHIFFKAPENAPLADKSKALEQAKAVKKELDAGADFGDTARKNSQDAESAARGGDIGPVIKGMGLPAEFERQAFAAQVGAVSEPFETPLGWHIIRVMSHTASQPVKFEDVKDRLSGYLMNRQFRGEVTKLVKELRVKSSIAEQEDKSGS
- a CDS encoding 4Fe-4S dicluster domain-containing protein, which codes for MPEIVVAEARCKGCALCVSVCPKKCIAMSDTFSATGYYPAKMDKKDCCVACGMCAVICPDAAITVYK
- a CDS encoding 3-oxoacid CoA-transferase subunit B encodes the protein MTPPLADPKAARRQRVAQRIARELPENGLANLGIGLPTLVADYLPSGKNILLHSENGFTGLGGAAQPGAEDCGIVNAGGRPVTIMPGGCFFDSAMSFAIIRGGHLDVTVLGALEVDEEGNIANYAIPGKFVPGMGGAMDLVVGAKKVIIAMEHTSKNGEPKILKRCTLPLTARREADLIVTELAVIRVTPSGLALEEVAEDSSVEEVIQATGARLAIPSNVGRF
- the ablA gene encoding lysine 2,3-aminomutase; the protein is MLSAHAARPGADYRRIPLFKNISGADWNDWRWQLANNIRDVDTLAQVIRLDDKERAELRGCLKKFRMAITPYYASLMDPRDKNCPVRKQAVPSVSELRDDECDLDDPLHEDVDSPVPGLTHRYPDRVLLLVTNVCSMNCRHCTRRRLVGFEDSPLSPASLNKAIAYIKKTPSVRDVLISGGDPLTLPDGVLEDVISRIRAIAHVEIIRIGTRVPVVMPMRVTPALAAMLKKYHPLYINTHFNHPKEMTAEALSACATLADAGIQLGNQSVLLRGVNDCAATMKKLVHQLLMARVKPYYIYQCDLSRGISHFRTTVAKGIEIIENLRGHTTGMAVPTYVVDAPGGGGKIPVMPQYLMAISDDKAVLRNYEGVITAYSQPRNAASGGCGCRYCKEEKYVSREGIAGLLNGCRMTLEPKDINRRKRHG
- a CDS encoding CoA transferase subunit A produces the protein MKKIVSADEAVSGIRDGASIMLGGFMCCGQPFGLVDAILRKGVKNLTLIVNDTGSPGLGVAKLVEQRRVAHVITSHIGLNPEAGKQMNAGTMKVELVPQGTLAERIRSAGAGLGAVVTPTGLGTEVEKGKQKILIDGREYLVELPLRAEFAFVTADIADKYGNGFVAKSRKNFNIVMAMAAQETILEADKLVETGELDPDRINLPGVFVHTIVEAGK